A single window of Athene noctua chromosome 1, bAthNoc1.hap1.1, whole genome shotgun sequence DNA harbors:
- the TASL gene encoding TLR adapter interacting with SLC15A4 on the lysosome — MLSEGYLYRIAYLCEDLNPELYSKRSAEEVVCEMRSINYSSTDEGQGKSLLQRCRSAGKCISSVCSRGSKHSSRQKDNPLQPTQHPTPSGQPSPAMPVCEGLTRKDTYLVPSSCKSICKNYNDLHIAGDYVVPISSVTTDFTCDSGIGPFLESSEIPPPMESVKVPPASDTNRKPAQGYSSCWRLASLVPHQQPLSDSALNDYLEQKLVELYKQYIMDSTANRASPTQILASELIMTNVDQISMQISRERNMETTKAKDIVISRFLQIASEKISSEISTPSLHISQYSHTNA; from the coding sequence ATGCTGTCAGAAGGTTACCTTTACAGAATTGCCTACCTTTGTGAAGACCTCAACCCTGAGCTCTACAGCAAGAGATCAGCTGAAGAAGTGGTGTGTGAAATGAGGTCTATTAATTATTCTTCCACGGATGAAGGACAAGGAAAGAGCCTCCTTCAGAGATGCAGATCTGCTGGCAAGTGCATTTCCTCAGTCTGCTCTAGAGGTAGCAAGCACAGCAGTAGGCAGAAGGATAATCCCCTACAGCCTACACAGCACCCCACGCCCTCAGGGCAGCCATCTCCAGCTATGCCTGTCTGTGAGGGGCTGACAAGAAAAGACACCTACCTGGTACCTTCTTCCTGCAAAAGCATTTGCAAGAACTACAACGATTTGCATATAGCTGGGGACTACGTGGTGCCAATTAGCTCAGTCACGACAGATTTTACCTGTGACAGCGGCATAGGACCCTTCTTGGAGTCTTCAGAGATTCCTCCCCCCATGGAGTCTGTGAAGGTCCCTCCCGCCAGTGACACCAACCGCAAGCCAGCCCAAGGCTATTCCTCATGCTGGCGGCTGGCCAGCTTAgtgccccaccagcagcccctcTCCGACTCAGCCCTGAACGACTACCTTGAACAGAAGCTGGTGGAACTGTATAAGCAGTACATCATGGATAGCACAGCAAACAGGGCATCCCCCACTCAGATCCTGGCCTCGGAGCTTATCATGACTAACGTTGATCAAATCAGCATGCAGATATCACGGGAGAGGAATATGGAGACCACTAAGGCCAAAGACATTGTCATTAGCCGCTTCTTACAAATAGCCAGCGAGAAAATATCCTCAGAAATTAGCACACCTAGTCTGCATATTTCCCAATATAGCCACACTAATGCATAG